From one Flavobacteriales bacterium genomic stretch:
- a CDS encoding PKD domain-containing protein — MRHATLLFAALLSLQGWAQNNCDGLNAAFTWASTTATGNPVQFSNATAGTGQQTTWLWDFGDGTTSNEAQPMHEFPGPGTYEVCLTAITVFILPSGEALTCVDDYCTPVTVGGGGDPCDGFEAGFTWMTTASGNGVVFSNGTTGTGFQTTWQWIFGDGTTSTEAQPDHAYAEPGTYTVCLVATTIFETTVGLLTCVDESCTPVTVGGANNCSWLSANFTWAAGNNGVEFHYQPSGPTGTQYTYLWSFGDGSTASTQNAFHSYAANGTYEACLTVTAYTTNSSSPCTATSCQAVTTSSTGNACAGLNAAFTWASATAIGNPVQFSNATTGTGQQTTWLWDFGDGTTSNEAQPMHEFPGPGTYEVCLTAITVFILPSGEALTCVDEHCAAVVVQGANNCSWLSANFTWAAGNNGVEFHYQPSGPTGTQYTYLWSFGDGSTASTQNAFHSYAANGTYEACLTVTAYTTNSSSPCTATSCQAVTTSSTGNACAGLNAAFTWASATAIGNPVQFSNATTGTGQQTTWLWDFGDGTTSNEAQPMHEFPGPGTYEVCLTAITVFISPNAPALTCVDDICTSVVVAGDPQACDPSFALEIESEATNSGFVLSAATNIPNSGITWTFANGLVLYGPTIQVGLLSVMNIELCITAWYQPANSTDTCWTEVCGLLSELGFAVSVDETTVGAFRAWPNPAVDAVYIDGLGTGHVRVSIHGADGRVERELTVVGSPARVDLSGLAAGLKWVTLNSTDRTERFKLVKE, encoded by the coding sequence ATGCGCCACGCTACGCTGCTCTTTGCTGCTCTTCTCTCCCTCCAAGGCTGGGCACAGAACAATTGTGATGGCCTAAACGCCGCCTTCACCTGGGCCTCCACCACGGCAACCGGCAACCCCGTGCAGTTCAGCAACGCCACCGCCGGAACCGGACAGCAGACCACTTGGCTCTGGGACTTCGGCGATGGCACCACCAGCAACGAGGCCCAGCCCATGCACGAGTTCCCCGGCCCTGGAACCTACGAGGTCTGCCTCACGGCGATCACAGTCTTCATTCTCCCCAGCGGCGAAGCCTTGACCTGCGTGGATGATTACTGCACGCCAGTCACCGTGGGCGGCGGCGGCGATCCCTGCGACGGATTCGAGGCGGGCTTCACGTGGATGACCACGGCCTCCGGCAACGGGGTGGTCTTCAGCAATGGCACCACGGGCACTGGTTTCCAGACCACCTGGCAATGGATATTCGGTGATGGGACCACGAGCACCGAGGCGCAGCCTGACCATGCCTACGCGGAACCGGGCACCTACACGGTGTGCTTGGTGGCCACCACCATCTTCGAGACTACAGTGGGGCTGCTCACTTGCGTGGATGAGTCTTGCACACCAGTCACCGTGGGCGGCGCGAACAACTGCTCCTGGCTCAGCGCCAACTTCACTTGGGCAGCGGGCAACAACGGCGTGGAGTTCCACTACCAGCCCAGCGGGCCCACAGGTACGCAGTACACCTACCTGTGGAGCTTCGGCGATGGTAGCACCGCCAGCACCCAGAACGCCTTCCACAGCTACGCCGCCAATGGCACGTATGAGGCCTGCCTCACCGTCACGGCCTACACCACCAACAGCTCGTCGCCCTGCACCGCCACCAGCTGCCAGGCCGTTACCACCAGCAGCACCGGCAACGCGTGCGCCGGCCTCAACGCCGCCTTCACCTGGGCCTCGGCTACGGCAATCGGAAACCCCGTGCAGTTCAGCAACGCCACCACCGGAACCGGACAGCAGACCACCTGGCTCTGGGACTTCGGCGATGGCACCACCAGCAACGAGGCCCAGCCCATGCACGAGTTCCCCGGCCCTGGAACCTACGAGGTCTGCCTCACGGCGATCACGGTCTTCATTCTCCCAAGCGGCGAGGCCTTGACCTGCGTGGATGAGCATTGCGCAGCCGTGGTGGTGCAGGGCGCCAACAACTGCTCCTGGCTCAGCGCCAACTTCACTTGGGCAGCGGGCAACAACGGTGTGGAGTTCCACTACCAGCCCAGCGGGCCCACAGGCACGCAGTACACCTACCTATGGAGCTTCGGCGATGGTAGCACCGCCAGCACCCAGAACGCCTTCCACAGTTACGCCGCCAATGGCACGTATGAGGCCTGCCTCACCGTCACGGCCTACACCACCAACAGCTCGTCGCCCTGCACCGCCACCAGCTGCCAGGCCGTTACCACCAGCAGCACCGGCAACGCGTGCGCCGGCCTCAACGCCGCCTTCACCTGGGCCTCGGCTACGGCAATCGGAAACCCCGTGCAGTTCAGCAACGCCACCACCGGAACCGGACAGCAGACCACCTGGCTCTGGGACTTCGGCGATGGCACCACCAGCAACGAGGCCCAGCCCATGCACGAGTTCCCCGGCCCTGGAACCTACGAGGTCTGCCTCACGGCGATCACGGTCTTCATCAGCCCCAACGCGCCGGCCCTCACATGCGTCGATGACATTTGCACGAGCGTGGTGGTTGCCGGTGATCCGCAAGCATGCGACCCATCATTCGCATTGGAGATCGAGTCAGAGGCCACTAATTCGGGCTTCGTGCTTTCTGCCGCCACCAACATTCCAAACTCCGGCATTACGTGGACCTTCGCGAACGGACTGGTGCTTTATGGGCCAACGATTCAAGTGGGCCTGCTCTCCGTGATGAACATTGAGCTTTGCATCACCGCGTGGTACCAGCCGGCCAATTCCACTGACACCTGCTGGACCGAAGTGTGCGGGCTGCTGAGCGAACTCGGATTTGCAGTGAGTGTTGATGAAACCACGGTCGGGGCATTCAGGGCATGGCCGAACCCTGCGGTCGATGCAGTGTATATCGATGGTCTCGGCACAGGACACGTGCGCGTGAGCATTCATGGTGCCGATGGCCGAGTGGAGCGCGAGCTGACGGTGGTGGGGAGCCCGGCGCGCGTGGATTTGAGCGGACTGGCCGCAGGACTGAAATGGGTGACGCTCAACTCGACGGACCGCACCGAGCGCTTCAAGCTTGTGAAGGAGTAA
- a CDS encoding aspartate-semialdehyde dehydrogenase, whose translation MKVAVVGATGLVGGVMLKVLEERAFPVDELIPVASAKSVGALIRFRGKEVPVIGMEEAIARRPDIALFSAGGSTSLEWAPRFAEAGCTVIDNSSAWRMMPDKKLIVPEINGLLLTPQDRIIANPNCSTIQLVLALAPLHRAYIAKRVVVSTYQSVTGTGQKAVKQMEDERAGISADKVYPFPIDRNVIPRCDAFTDNGYTKEEMKVVHETHKILDPAIRVTATAVRVPVTGGHSESVNVEFARDFDLDAMRQILREAPGILLLDDPAKDEYPMPLLANGRDEVLVGRLRRDESQPNTLNMWVVADNLRKGAATNAVQIAELLLEQRLFQRTAHAAGQ comes from the coding sequence ATGAAAGTCGCTGTAGTCGGTGCCACCGGACTGGTCGGTGGCGTGATGCTGAAGGTGCTCGAAGAACGCGCGTTCCCGGTTGACGAACTGATTCCCGTGGCCAGCGCGAAGAGCGTGGGCGCTTTGATCCGCTTCCGCGGAAAGGAGGTGCCTGTTATCGGCATGGAAGAGGCTATTGCCCGCCGACCTGACATCGCATTGTTCTCCGCCGGTGGAAGCACATCGCTCGAGTGGGCGCCGCGGTTCGCGGAGGCGGGATGCACGGTGATCGACAACAGCAGCGCATGGCGGATGATGCCGGACAAGAAGCTGATCGTGCCGGAGATCAATGGGCTGCTGCTAACACCGCAAGACCGGATCATCGCCAACCCGAACTGCAGCACCATCCAATTGGTGCTGGCTCTTGCGCCGTTGCATCGCGCATACATCGCCAAGCGCGTCGTGGTCTCCACCTACCAGAGCGTCACGGGCACCGGGCAGAAAGCCGTGAAGCAGATGGAGGACGAGCGCGCGGGCATCTCCGCTGATAAAGTGTACCCCTTCCCCATCGATCGAAACGTGATCCCGCGCTGTGACGCTTTCACGGACAATGGCTACACCAAAGAGGAGATGAAAGTGGTGCATGAGACCCATAAGATCCTCGACCCCGCCATCCGTGTGACAGCCACAGCGGTGCGCGTGCCTGTTACCGGGGGCCACAGCGAATCCGTGAACGTGGAGTTCGCGCGCGACTTCGACCTGGACGCTATGCGACAAATCTTGCGCGAAGCGCCGGGCATCCTGCTGCTCGATGACCCCGCTAAGGACGAGTACCCGATGCCCTTGCTGGCCAATGGCCGCGATGAGGTGCTCGTGGGCCGCCTCCGCCGCGATGAGAGCCAGCCGAACACGTTGAACATGTGGGTGGTGGCCGACAACCTGCGCAAAGGCGCTGCAACGAACGCGGTGCAGATCGCGGAGCTGCTTCTGGAGCAGCGCCTTTTCCAGCGCACTGCGCATGCCGCCGGGCAATAA
- a CDS encoding lamin tail domain-containing protein, with translation MSIASAQVSDDFSDGNFNIGTAWTGNDALFAVMDDSGNQRLRSASPGAANYYLSTPSTIVDDAQWELWFDLRFNPSGANYVDVYLMSATADLSAGVNGYFVRIGGTDDRIELFRSDGGAAVSLGVQCPDDLLNSSANLFRLKVTRSSAALFTLYYDDGATGAYVNAGSTTDATHASATHFGIRIEQSTAASAVNNHFFDDIAVAPIPVDNTPPELLTATIVSDTQIDLTFNEPLEQTTAEEENNYSIIPFNSAASVVLDGADPTLVHLTLAIAMQNGNTYTITANGVEDLAGNACANETADVTYLIPEVALPGEVIINEIMADPSPVVGLPDAEFVEIHNTTADKTFDLAGWTFSDGGTTGTLPGIILPPGGYAILTDDANAALFAGFGTVASINTFPSINNDGDPLSLSNDAATVIDAVAFELEWYNDDAKDDGGWTLERKDPTAPCSSASNWTASNAAQGGTPGAQNSVFAIVPDNTSPTLLNVLVSSATSVVLVFNEAMDAASLGSGNYAFDPGLSIAQVLVVNSSTVELVLSTPLVVGSLYTVTVTNVSDCPGNAITGGNTASFALPEPVEPGDVLINEVLYDPIGTGSDFVELYNRSSKTLSLAGWKLGNVSEGAVDDVLTITGASFLLLPGAYALICESTANIVSNYPQSRTERFVETDLPSYNNGEGGVVLQAPDGTQLDRFDYTDDLHFALVNETEGYSLERISPDRPTSDNTNWQTASDVAGKATPGFQNSQYAPTANASGEMSIDPAIFSPDNDGFEDVLTIAYRFDQAGFVGTLSVFDIAGREVRTLMENQLLGTEGAISWNGLLDDGSLGRLGPYIVVFEVFDLEGNTELYKKTVTLAHKLN, from the coding sequence ATGTCCATCGCCTCGGCTCAGGTGAGTGATGACTTCTCCGATGGCAACTTCAACATCGGAACGGCCTGGACAGGGAACGACGCGCTCTTCGCCGTGATGGATGACAGCGGAAACCAGCGCTTGCGGAGCGCGAGCCCCGGCGCGGCCAACTACTACCTGAGCACACCGAGCACGATCGTCGACGATGCGCAGTGGGAGCTGTGGTTCGACCTGCGCTTCAACCCCAGTGGAGCCAACTACGTGGATGTTTACCTCATGAGCGCCACCGCCGATCTGAGCGCTGGTGTGAACGGCTATTTCGTGCGCATCGGGGGAACCGATGATCGGATCGAACTGTTCCGTAGCGATGGCGGCGCGGCCGTCAGCCTTGGCGTGCAGTGCCCGGACGACCTGCTGAACAGCAGCGCGAACCTCTTTCGCCTGAAGGTGACACGCTCTTCCGCTGCGCTTTTCACGCTTTACTACGATGATGGTGCCACTGGCGCATACGTGAACGCGGGTTCCACGACGGATGCAACGCATGCGAGCGCGACGCACTTCGGCATCCGCATCGAGCAGAGCACAGCCGCCAGCGCAGTGAACAACCATTTCTTCGATGACATCGCGGTGGCGCCGATCCCGGTGGACAACACACCCCCGGAGCTGCTCACCGCCACGATCGTTTCCGACACACAGATCGACCTGACCTTCAACGAACCGCTGGAGCAGACGACCGCCGAAGAGGAGAACAACTACAGCATCATCCCATTCAACAGTGCGGCTTCGGTTGTGCTCGATGGAGCTGATCCCACGTTGGTCCATCTCACGCTGGCGATCGCCATGCAGAACGGCAACACCTACACGATCACCGCGAACGGCGTTGAGGACCTTGCGGGGAACGCGTGCGCGAACGAAACAGCGGATGTGACCTATCTCATACCGGAGGTCGCGCTGCCAGGCGAAGTGATCATCAACGAGATCATGGCCGACCCCTCACCGGTGGTCGGCCTGCCCGATGCGGAGTTCGTGGAGATCCACAACACCACTGCGGACAAGACCTTCGACCTCGCAGGATGGACATTCTCCGATGGAGGCACAACCGGCACATTGCCGGGGATCATCCTTCCGCCTGGAGGCTACGCGATCCTTACGGACGATGCGAACGCCGCGCTCTTCGCAGGCTTCGGCACAGTGGCGTCTATCAACACCTTCCCCAGCATCAACAACGATGGCGACCCGCTCTCGCTATCGAATGATGCAGCGACGGTGATCGATGCGGTCGCCTTCGAACTCGAGTGGTACAACGACGATGCGAAGGACGATGGTGGCTGGACCCTGGAGCGCAAGGACCCCACCGCGCCATGCAGCAGCGCCAGCAACTGGACGGCCAGCAATGCTGCCCAGGGTGGCACGCCCGGCGCGCAGAACAGCGTGTTCGCGATCGTGCCCGACAACACTTCGCCCACGCTCTTGAATGTGCTCGTGAGCAGCGCCACATCGGTGGTGCTCGTGTTCAACGAAGCCATGGATGCCGCCAGCCTTGGCAGCGGTAACTACGCATTCGATCCCGGGCTCAGCATCGCGCAAGTGCTGGTGGTGAACAGCAGCACGGTGGAATTGGTACTAAGCACGCCCTTGGTCGTTGGCTCGCTCTACACCGTGACCGTGACCAACGTGAGTGATTGCCCTGGCAATGCGATCACGGGCGGCAACACGGCCAGCTTCGCGCTGCCCGAGCCCGTTGAACCCGGCGATGTGTTGATCAATGAAGTGCTCTACGACCCGATCGGCACGGGCAGCGATTTCGTTGAGCTGTACAACCGCTCGAGCAAGACCTTGAGCCTCGCGGGCTGGAAACTGGGCAACGTGAGCGAAGGCGCCGTGGATGATGTGCTCACGATCACCGGTGCCTCCTTCCTGCTGCTGCCCGGCGCCTACGCGCTGATCTGCGAGAGCACGGCGAACATCGTCTCGAATTATCCGCAAAGCCGCACGGAGCGCTTCGTGGAGACCGACCTGCCGAGCTACAATAACGGTGAGGGTGGCGTGGTGCTTCAAGCGCCTGATGGCACGCAGCTCGACCGCTTCGATTACACCGACGACCTGCACTTCGCGCTGGTGAACGAGACCGAAGGCTACAGCCTGGAGCGCATCAGCCCCGACCGGCCGACGAGCGACAACACCAACTGGCAGACCGCATCGGATGTGGCGGGCAAGGCCACGCCCGGCTTCCAGAACTCGCAATACGCGCCCACGGCGAATGCCAGCGGCGAGATGTCCATCGATCCCGCGATCTTCTCCCCCGACAACGATGGCTTCGAGGATGTGCTCACCATCGCGTATCGTTTCGACCAAGCGGGCTTCGTGGGCACCCTCAGCGTGTTCGACATCGCGGGCCGCGAGGTTCGCACGCTTATGGAGAACCAGTTGCTCGGCACCGAGGGCGCGATCAGTTGGAACGGCCTCCTGGACGATGGCAGTCTCGGGCGCCTGGGCCCGTACATCGTGGTCTTCGAGGTCTTCGACCTGGAGGGCAATACCGAGCTGTACAAGAAGACGGTAACGCTGGCGCACAAGCTCAACTAG
- a CDS encoding aspartate aminotransferase family protein — MTDQLTKSQELIARRKAAVPNGVGMFNYATAAKAYGATIIDDDGRELIDFAGGIGVVNAGHCPPPVVKAIQEQAARFLHVSFNVASYEPYVALCEKLNALLPHGGPTKTLLVSTGAEAVENAIKIARQATKRQGVLCFTDAFHGRTMMAMTLTSKVGYKPDCGPFAPEVYRTQYPNYFRYGAGRSEAEFAKAELHRLEELSHNLVDPKQLACVIIELVQGEGGFNVAPKAYVEGLRNWCDQHGILLIFDEIQAGFGRTGAWSAYSHFGITPDLSTWAKSLGSGMPIAAVMGKAAIMDKAGPSSIGGTYIGNPVSCAAALATLKYMEEIDINAKGRHVGNMIRKRFEKMKARHACIGDVRGLGAMMAMEFVKNGDPLQPDADTCTALMNACAKRDLVVISAGTDKNIIRVLSPLVISDELLNKGLDIMEEELEKICA; from the coding sequence ATGACCGACCAACTGACCAAGAGCCAGGAGCTCATTGCCCGCCGCAAGGCCGCCGTGCCGAACGGCGTGGGCATGTTCAATTACGCCACCGCGGCCAAGGCGTACGGCGCCACCATCATCGACGATGATGGCCGCGAGCTGATCGACTTCGCTGGCGGCATCGGCGTGGTGAACGCGGGCCACTGCCCACCACCGGTGGTGAAGGCGATCCAGGAGCAGGCCGCGAGATTCCTCCACGTCAGCTTCAACGTGGCCAGTTATGAGCCTTACGTTGCTCTGTGCGAGAAGCTGAACGCGCTGCTGCCGCATGGTGGTCCCACGAAGACGCTGCTTGTGAGCACCGGCGCTGAAGCGGTGGAGAACGCTATCAAGATAGCGCGGCAAGCAACGAAGCGCCAAGGCGTGCTCTGCTTCACCGATGCCTTCCATGGCCGTACGATGATGGCGATGACGCTCACCAGCAAGGTGGGCTACAAGCCGGACTGCGGGCCCTTCGCACCGGAGGTCTACCGCACGCAATACCCCAACTACTTCCGCTACGGCGCAGGAAGGAGCGAAGCCGAATTCGCAAAAGCTGAATTGCACCGCTTGGAGGAACTCTCGCACAACCTCGTCGACCCGAAGCAGCTCGCCTGCGTGATCATCGAGCTGGTGCAGGGCGAAGGCGGCTTCAACGTGGCGCCGAAAGCTTACGTGGAGGGCCTGCGCAACTGGTGCGATCAGCACGGCATCCTCTTGATCTTCGACGAGATCCAAGCGGGCTTCGGTCGCACGGGGGCATGGAGCGCTTATTCGCACTTCGGCATCACGCCCGACCTGAGCACATGGGCCAAGAGCCTCGGCAGCGGCATGCCCATTGCGGCGGTCATGGGCAAGGCCGCGATCATGGACAAGGCCGGCCCCAGCAGCATCGGCGGCACCTACATCGGCAACCCGGTGAGTTGTGCAGCGGCGTTGGCTACGCTCAAGTACATGGAGGAGATCGACATCAACGCGAAGGGCAGGCATGTGGGCAACATGATCCGCAAGCGCTTCGAGAAGATGAAGGCCAGGCATGCGTGCATCGGCGATGTGCGCGGCCTCGGCGCCATGATGGCCATGGAATTCGTGAAGAACGGCGACCCGCTTCAGCCGGATGCCGACACGTGCACCGCGCTCATGAACGCCTGCGCCAAGCGCGACCTGGTGGTGATTTCCGCTGGAACCGACAAGAACATCATCCGCGTCCTTAGCCCGCTCGTGATCAGCGATGAGCTGTTGAACAAAGGGCTCGACATCATGGAGGAGGAACTCGAGAAGATCTGCGCATGA
- a CDS encoding carbon-nitrogen hydrolase family protein, translated as MKPFSIAGIQMRVGSAHSNVEAMKTKLDLLMTIYPWVDMVLFSELCAYGPHIIHAQPVPGEFEQEMCAMAAKHGIWLLPGSIFERTKNAAGETVIYNTASVIDPEGSVVARYRKMFPFYPYEVGVTGGDEFCVFDIPEVGRFGVSICYDMWFPETTRTLAVMGAEVILHPTLTGTIDREIELSIARSSAAINQCYFFDINGLDAGGSGRSIVCGPEGRIVYQADVNEEFIPIEINLEKVRRSRELGILRLGQPLKSFRDSPVEFGIYAPGVEHPHLESLGPLIKPTRVQELTELEVKDETRAHEFPKHVVSSFRPPSDPDLI; from the coding sequence ATGAAACCCTTCTCCATCGCCGGCATCCAGATGCGCGTGGGCTCTGCCCACAGCAACGTGGAGGCCATGAAGACCAAGCTCGATCTGCTCATGACCATCTATCCGTGGGTGGACATGGTGCTGTTCAGCGAGCTGTGCGCCTATGGCCCGCACATCATTCATGCGCAGCCCGTGCCCGGCGAGTTCGAGCAGGAGATGTGCGCCATGGCCGCCAAGCACGGCATCTGGCTCCTGCCGGGAAGCATCTTCGAGCGCACGAAGAACGCAGCAGGGGAAACGGTCATCTACAATACCGCTAGCGTGATCGACCCCGAAGGCAGCGTGGTTGCACGCTACCGCAAGATGTTCCCATTCTATCCGTACGAGGTGGGCGTCACCGGCGGTGATGAATTCTGCGTGTTCGACATCCCTGAGGTGGGCCGCTTCGGCGTGAGCATCTGCTACGACATGTGGTTCCCGGAGACCACGCGCACCCTGGCCGTGATGGGCGCTGAGGTGATCCTGCACCCCACGCTCACCGGCACCATCGACCGCGAGATCGAGCTGAGCATCGCGCGCTCCAGCGCAGCCATCAACCAATGCTACTTCTTCGATATCAATGGCCTTGATGCGGGCGGCAGCGGGCGTAGCATCGTTTGCGGGCCAGAGGGCCGCATCGTGTACCAGGCCGATGTGAACGAGGAGTTCATCCCGATCGAGATCAACCTGGAGAAGGTGCGGCGCAGTCGGGAACTGGGCATTCTGCGCTTGGGCCAGCCGCTGAAGAGCTTCCGTGATAGTCCTGTTGAGTTCGGGATCTATGCCCCGGGGGTGGAGCACCCGCACCTGGAGAGCCTCGGCCCGCTGATCAAGCCTACGCGCGTTCAGGAGCTTACGGAGCTGGAAGTGAAGGACGAGACACGCGCGCACGAATTTCCGAAGCATGTGGTGAGCTCTTTCCGCCCACCAAGCGATCCCGACCTGATCTGA
- a CDS encoding VOC family protein, whose amino-acid sequence MGSLAGQHHSKPKDFVSWFEIPAYDIHRASRFYGAIYNMQMETTVNGEFAMAYFPTDKGIGGALIAGPGCLPNDTGTLIYLNAGNDLDGILGRIDLAGGRVIMPRTLISDTAGWFALFIDSEGNRVALHEGVESIAAKKKPIAKGKPAAVRAKKGAAKRTTRG is encoded by the coding sequence ATGGGAAGCCTTGCAGGACAGCACCACAGCAAACCGAAGGATTTCGTCAGCTGGTTCGAGATTCCGGCCTACGACATCCACCGCGCATCGCGCTTCTATGGCGCCATCTACAACATGCAGATGGAGACCACGGTGAATGGCGAGTTCGCCATGGCTTACTTCCCGACCGACAAGGGCATCGGCGGTGCGCTCATCGCCGGGCCGGGCTGCCTGCCCAATGATACCGGCACGCTCATCTACCTCAATGCAGGCAACGACCTCGATGGAATCCTGGGCCGCATTGACCTTGCCGGAGGGCGCGTGATCATGCCTCGCACTCTGATCAGCGACACAGCGGGATGGTTCGCCCTTTTCATTGATAGCGAAGGCAACCGAGTGGCGCTGCACGAGGGGGTCGAGTCGATCGCTGCCAAGAAGAAGCCCATTGCCAAGGGCAAGCCCGCTGCGGTTCGTGCGAAGAAGGGCGCAGCGAAACGGACCACGCGCGGCTGA
- a CDS encoding response regulator: protein MAQTNVLVVEDESIVSKDIQHSLKKLGYHVVGAASTGEQAVALAKEHVPDIILMDIMLKGEMSGIDAAEAIRKEANIPVIFLTAYADESTLAKAKVTQPYGYIIKPFKEIDIHTSIEMALYKHKKETEVLKERDMLYALVENKDSNKDILFVKSNSRLVKLNTKDIYFVEALKDYVVINLLNTRYTVHSTMKDIEAKLPENEFLRVHRSFIVRVDKITAIEQPNLILENDKKVIPIGGSYKDDLAKRLNLV, encoded by the coding sequence ATGGCGCAGACGAACGTACTGGTCGTTGAGGACGAGAGCATCGTGAGCAAGGACATCCAGCATAGCTTGAAGAAGCTGGGCTACCACGTGGTGGGCGCGGCCAGCACGGGCGAACAGGCTGTGGCCCTGGCCAAGGAGCATGTGCCGGACATCATCCTCATGGACATCATGCTCAAGGGCGAGATGAGCGGGATCGATGCGGCCGAGGCCATCCGCAAGGAGGCCAACATACCGGTGATCTTCCTCACGGCCTACGCCGATGAGAGCACCTTGGCCAAGGCGAAGGTGACCCAGCCGTACGGGTACATCATCAAGCCCTTCAAGGAGATCGACATCCATACGTCGATCGAGATGGCCCTGTACAAGCACAAGAAGGAGACCGAGGTGCTCAAGGAGCGCGACATGCTCTACGCGCTCGTGGAGAACAAGGACAGCAACAAGGACATCCTCTTCGTGAAGAGCAACAGCCGCTTGGTGAAGCTCAACACCAAGGATATCTATTTCGTGGAGGCGCTGAAGGACTATGTGGTGATAAACCTGCTGAACACGCGTTATACCGTGCACAGCACCATGAAGGACATCGAGGCCAAGCTCCCGGAGAACGAATTCCTGCGCGTGCACCGCAGCTTCATCGTTCGCGTCGACAAGATCACCGCCATCGAGCAGCCGAACCTGATCCTCGAGAACGACAAGAAGGTGATCCCTATTGGCGGCAGCTACAAGGACGACCTGGCCAAGCGCCTGAATCTCGTCTAG